The stretch of DNA atttttgttcataaataaTGATGGGTAGCAACAACAACCCATTCTTCATGTTGTCCCATTTCTCCCATTAAATTGATGCATGCAGATGCAATGTAGTCTACCGTCTATGCCCACCACACCTTAGAAAGACAATGACCCAGCTTCATTGTTGAGGCTTAGACTTATTCTACTAAATATACTTGTCCGCATGTAACTtgattaacaataataataaaatggtGGGGGCCTAAGGTGGCGCCCTCGAAAAGATTTTAAGTCATAATAAAAAGCTGCTATAATAAGCGTTTACCAATTACCATTTGCTTGGCCAACAAAAAGGCCactttattaaaaatcaaaaatatttttttaatcactaCTATAATCGTCTTTATGTTTTAATGCAAAATAAACTTTCTAATCTCTAaatcattatttaaaaatatttaatttaaaaattgaattaaatatcATGCAGAATGAGATATCATAAAACCCTCATTCTGTCAGTGCCCAAACAGTAAATACACCCGGATGGGGATGGATTGAATAATCCTTAGAATCTTTTTGagccaaaaaaaagaaatatgcaAAGGTGGCGAGGTTGGTTCTATTGGGTGGGAAATTGGCAAAGGTGGGGATGCTATCTTTATAGGTTTCAAATAGGAGAGCAAACAACTGGTGACTCCTTTATTGTcgccccgggggggggggggggggtgttcactaattggaagaaaaaagaaagatttcaaattcatAATAGCAACCACAATAGTGCTCACAATGAAGCTTGGAAGCAATGTCAGAATCTAATGAATCAAAAACAACATATTTATGCTGCTTCTTTCTTATCCTAAGAGCCATGAATTCTTGTTGGTTTACTAATTGATTGTTTTCAAACTcttggtgtggggtttataacctcttgagCACCCTCCCCTTAACAGCTAACTTTTGAGGGTAAGTTCTACCCGAGGATTgtaatagtggtatcagagccgacctcATGGCTCCCAGTGCAAGTGAGCGGCGACAGAGGTGACGCCAGCATTGCAGTGTTCGCCCGAGACTAGTAGTGGCTAGTGCACAACTTGCTATCATGGGCGTCGAGCTGTAGAGCATGGCAGTATGTTATGGTCCATTGCAGGATAtgagacttgtcccacattggaaaTTCAAGCTCCTAGTGTAGGGTTTATAATCTCGTGGGCACCCTCCCCTTAATagctagcttttgagggtgagttctacccgaGAGCTGTAACACCTATGTTAATTGAAAActtctctcgatggtcatttcATTCTATACATAtgtatgagattaattatctctaatcaaCCTACGAATATATAAGTACGTATTCACTCTCAATGATCATCACATAACGATTTCACACGACATAATAGTATCTCTATCTATTATAAGACCCTATGTTGTTTATTACCATGTGCTAATTTACATTGAATCTTTaaaaagcaatataaatcacaaacacactttaatggtgatcaagcatcaaaacagaATCAAAGTACAATAAACAATCAACCTAAAAAACAAGAACATAGCAAAAACGAGTAACTTCAaattaatccaaaaagaaaCGAGGTTACATCGTTAACCCTAATTGCAAGAGATCTAGCCGAACATGATTTCAATAGATATAACAACAATAGAGTAAGAATTCATGATCTAAGCTctaagaaggaaaagaaaaatacaaccctaATCTTGAGTTTCTTCAAAATCTCTTCTCTCCTTCAACTcgatctctcttctctcttctctctactCTGTGGTCGTCCCTGTGTTATGGAGAATAAGTCCTTATATAATGCTCCTCAGGCCTTGAAAGTCATGCACAAGAAAGACTCCGTCCCAATTCAATTAGAAAAAACAGGCCTGAAACAAACCTTTCTAGCCGAACTCGTGCCCTACCATGGTAGGCATACACAACGGCAAGGCCGTGAGCAACAATGGCTTCATCCTACCGCAATATGCATGCCGCGATAGGTCGTGGTTCACTTCCAAATTTAGTGGAAATTGGTCCCCGAACTTTTCAAATTTCACTTTTTGCTCTTGAAGCTCTTCGAGTTCAAATTGATCCCCAAAAGTATCCAATCATGCCCTCACCACCTCGTTCAGCTCCAATCAAGCATCAAAATCGTCTTTTCGCTGTTCATCCAAAATAGGCTTTGCACCTACACAACCCATAATTGAGCCAAATTGTGGTAGAAATCCGCCCATTAAATGAATatatgctaagtttatagacctaGATAAGTGTGTAAAAGACATTTATCAGatgataattgaattttgatttctctctcaacatttctaatctctctcccaattttgattctctctttctctgttttgtttgcatttctccCACTATTCTTGTTGttatctccctctctttcagtctaatcctccctccaattctctctatTCTGATTCTATATTCCCGATTACTTCCAATTTTCCTATTTAAACCCTAGGAACATGACACAATACGTTAGAGCAATTAATGGAGTTTAAAATATGTGAGTGAATTGGGTCTATGAAGAtttaaccaaaaaatataaattaacatgaaaaacataaaataaatgtgtagctatttatagtggtttggtttaTCCCTAGCATATGTCAAATCCTCTAGCTCCAACTACAAATTTCAATATGCTATATTGAAACCACAAGATATAATCAGAAGTTGATTGGTGTTAGCTCACCTGCAAGAGTTTTCGCATCCCAAAAACTCTCCaaaaacaaactcaagtttttatTCCAAGAACTCTACAAAATCTATGCTAGTTGACATAGTGCTAGCTCACTTGCAAGAATTCATCCCAAGGAACTCTCACGCACACTAGGAGTAAAGGATACAAATGAAATTCTCTCTCAAAAGATTTGTTGAAAGCAATGAAGCTCACTCAGTAGTTAGTATATGGATGTCATAGAAAAGCCTCAAAATATGAATAATAGAGTAAAAGTGAAGAACTTGAATGTTCAAAACTCTATCTCCTagaaaagcccaaaaatatgaataatagaataaaactaAAGAACTTGAATGTTCAAAATTCTTTCTCGGGCTGTGGCTTGAATTCTCTCGTTTTCTCTTATAAATCTTCaactaaaaatgacttttttATAGCTATATTCATTGGAGACTCTCCTCTAGCCATTGCCCAAGTAGGATTGATGTTAGAGACCCAACTAGTGGGATTGCTGCTTGTGTGTTGTTTTATTGTTGAGTTTTGGTATCATAGACTGACACAATGAGTGGTAGTTGTTGCATAAATGAAACGACTGAAAAGATGCTATAAAGCAccagaaagaaaaggaaaagatgcAGTAATGCACTATTTTGATGGGATGTAGCCACTGTGAGGGCCTCCTGGTCTCGCACCACATTCACCGCGTTGAATCTCTCTTTCCTCTTAGGATAAGAAAGAAGCAAGTACACAGAAAAAGCATTTCCAAAAAGGATTCCAATGTAAAAACTTTTAGTTTCCATCTAACAAGATTCCAAACCAGCAAGAATTCATGTAACAAACAGCAAGTATTGCTTAGGGCTCACAAATGATAGTAAAGGTgctttgaattaaattatggtAATAATAGAAACAAACACTAACCTTTGGTGTGCAATTCCGAGACTGAGGGAGAGGTGCAATTCTGGAAAGAGCTAGTTCTGCAAATAGTATAGGACATACAATCAATTTTTGAGGAAAAGTAACTAAACACAAATCTGGTACCAGAACTAGTTCTAAAACAAACATGATGGagcaatttaattaatttgactaATCTGAAGTAGACAGGCAGCCACCCGCTATTTTGAAACAGCATTGTAACAATAGAACCATGATAATGATAAATAATGTCCTTATACTTGAAGAGAAATCAACGTAGTAgaagaatataatataaaatatcaaagaaagaagaagtaaaaacaCAACATTATAACTCTAGATTAAATcttattatattacatatatatatataaatctcatttggtttaaatattttattattaaacatGTCATGATGGTCTAACCTGAATTCAGCCTAATATTAatccaataaaaaatataaatgaagtCAAACTAAGGTTTatttttagggaaaaaaaaatagccaaTAAGATTAATTCATATTGATGCTCTGATTAGCCAGACTCACAAGcacctttaattaattattctttattgtCTCATTTCATTCAATTCTTAATCCCTCCAAATTAAGGAAATgataagaaaatagaatgacAACCTCCCAATAAAACTAGCTTTTATCAAACTCTCTTTTcagtttttaaactttttattttcaGGTAAAAGCAATATGCCTGATGAAACCTTACTAGATATTTTGGACAAAAATTAGCATGACAATATTGACTTCAAGAAAGAAGCATAACATCACCACTGACTTAATCTTATGATTAATAAGATGACGAAGGATTATAAACAATACTAAAAGTCTTTTCAACATATAACAGTGATATTTTGTATTCCATTCTGCATTAATATTGcataattatcaaattaatatgaCTTTGTAGATTTTTTATCAAGTAAACTCCATTAATCTTATGATTAATATGATGGCAAAGGATTATAAACAATACTAAAAGTCTTTTCAACATTTAACAGTGATATTTTGTATTACATTTTGTATTGATATTGTATAATTATCAAattaggtagcgtttgttaaaatgagtaagataagggaGTATCAGATAAGGTCGAGATGCTTTTCGGACCaaaatatggaatggtcaagataaggttgggaagcattccaagatttttatcaaactatttgttaaattttttgaaatgcactaAAAgacaaaagttatttttttcttatatgtaaggaccaaaatatgcttatcttggagggggggggggggggggaataagCATATctggaaaaatcaaaataaaaagtcacatgacttctttttcaagagccaccaaataagtttaacaaacatgttggaaAAAACTAACATTCagaatgcttcccatatctgaTCTTTTCCACCccatatcttagttaacaaacattaccttaatataaaatatataacaaatcaATGAAAAGTTTCACACAAAGTGTTATAAtcacaaattcataaaataatggTTCTAAATTTTCACTATTAAAAAATTCTAGAGATTAAAAACTCTCTAAATAATTGCATCTATTTTTGGTAGGGAGTTAAACCAAATTTGATGAACATAACCAAACTAAAATGACCGGGATAACTGCAACAATTGTACTGCCACTATAATAAAGTAAGCCAAGTGCTCGGTCAGAAAAACTTAATAAACTGGACCACCAGCCATTATAATCCAAATCCTTATCCTTGCTATATTAACTCGTATGTTCTTTCTCCTAATAAACTGAACTACAGAAGCTGAAGTGGCACCGAGGGTCCAGCTGAAACTGGAGAAGAAGTGGGAACATGAGCTTGagccaaagaagaagaagaaaccaaagCTTGAGGAGTATAAGGCTGAGGCAAGTTGAAATTGAAATCCTCCATATTCAGGGGTTCCAGCACAACCATCAGTGAGCGAGTGAGATGATAGTAGAACATCTATGCAGAAAAACAGAGTTCCTTTTGCTCTTATTGGGAATAGCCATAGCAATGTATTATATTAAGTATAAAATGGATAAAACTTCTttaattgtatttaatttttgtatgttTTGGAACCTAATGatgtaagttttaaatttttattaatgttcATTTAATAAAGTTCAAGGGGGCATTGGAATTGAGACCAGCCTGCCCATAGGCGGTTCTGGTTCAGGACAGTTCCGGTTACAGTTCTGGTTCTGGTTCAGGTTACGATTCCGGTTCAAGTTTAGGTTCTAAGGCAGTTTGAATACAGTTCAAAATAGATTAAAGAAtatacaaaaaaacaaatattatattaaacaaaattaaaagttttaatgaattagagaggtaaaaaaaaaattaaaaaaaatatatgtgagtATATAACTGGGTATATATGTTCATAAATTTGTTCATAAAATATGTGAGTATATTTATTTCCGTTATtactaaatttgtttttattattaccATAATTCAATTCAAAACACAGTTAATAAGGTATCCATCCACTCGAATGTATCCTTGTAGTAACTTTTCTCTATTCCTCTCTCTAACCTAAGGTAAATCTGTAAAACCTTCTTCTCATTCCTTTGCAAGTTCAAATGCCCAGCCCTAATCAGATTCAATCACTCAAGTCACCTTGCTGTTTCACCCTAAACCCTAGCCCTTCCTGCCTCTCTTTAGGGTAAGGTTTAAGGTTtaggggtttggggtttggggttagggtttagcGTTTGGGATTAGGGCTTAGGGTATAGGGGTTTAGAGCTTAAACTTTTCTCATTAACAAAGTGGGAACTGAATAAATTGTCCTTCACCAAAAGTACTAGAACATCTGATTCCACCAAGTAAAAGGAGCTTGGTGCCAATGGAGTATGCTCCTCAAGAAAGCAAACTTCACATATGTTAAGTCACCATTCGGGTATGGCTACAAATCatctatttttgtttaaataatgTTCTCAGAGATGTACAAACTGTTCACTACACGAGTGACCGTTAATAGAAACTGTTGGAAATATAGAGACCGGTCTCTACACCTTTGCATTCTTAACAAGAAGGAACAAGGACCGGTCTCTATATTTGAGTATATATTTTCCTGTTTTTCCTAAATTTGTTCAGAAAATATGTGAGCATTCCATTATTACTAAATTCGTTTCTATTATTACCATAATtcaattcaaaacacatttaataAGGTATCTATCCTCTCGAATATATCCTTGTATTAACTTTTCTCTATTCCTCTCTCTAACCTAAGGGAAATCCCTAAACCTTCTTCTCATTCCTTTGCAAGTTCAAGTGCCCTAGCCCTAACCAGATTCAATCACTCAATCACCCTAAACCTACCCCTTCCTGCCTCTCTTTAGGGTacggtttaggggttaggggttagcaTTTTAGGGTTTAAGGTTTAGGAGTGTAGGGTTTAGGGCTTAAACTTTTTTCATTAACAAAGTGGGAACTGAATAAATTGTCCTCACCAAAAGTACTAGGACGTCTGATTCCACCAAGTAAGAGGAGCTTGGTGCCAATGGACTATGCTCCTCAAGGAAGAAAACTTTGTACACGTTAAGTCACTATTTGGGTATGACTACAAATCATCTAATTTGCCAAATGCACTAAATTAAGTAGTACTGCAATTTAGCAATTTTCTCACAACATTATATGACTAATGTGTTACAGATTGTTTTCCCCTTGTGTGCaaaggaaaatatgaagaaCGAGCAAGCCaactgataaaataaataagatataaaGTGTGAAACAAGAACCAATGTAATGATAGAATCAAGCTGCTTACCTATCTTGTCAAACCCATTTCAGAAAATTCCAATGCTCCAAAACAATGGATGTGACCTTCTGATGCTGCCATAGGATCATTACAGACATCTCACCTCCTAAATACAAGCAGACAATGTTTTGTCaatattgagtttaaaattCCATCCATATACAAACAGTgataaaatcaataaaaaaaataaacaaacctTTTAATTAAGTATTGATGGGCCAATGGAATTCTTCCTGCAAAAGGCAAATTGCTAGGTTTGTACCCAAACAAGTTGCAAAAACTTCTGAGGATTTAAAAAACATCCTGGTTAAGAGATCAATGTAACTTTTCATTCTGCCACCATGAAACAAACCCATAGTGAgacattcttttttctttttttgtagtACATCTAAATCTTATTGCTTCCCTCTTAGGCTTGTGCTCTTCCGCTTCTGACACAATGCAAAACGCCGTGCCATAGCAGGATTATAGAATATCCTCATATGTTCTGAGAGTCTCTGGATACCTCGGAGGTCACCAATATCGGAAAGTTGCTTCAAGAAGGAATCAAACTTCCAATATGGCAATTTCAGTcccttatttataatttcttcCAAAAGAAAACAGGCAGACTCAATATTATTACAACCAAAAAGCCCTTGAACCATCAAACAATAAGTATCAACATCACGTGCACAGCCCCTCTTGTCCATCTCATGCCATGTCTCAAAGGCCCCATCAGGATCTTCCATCTCAAAAAACATTGCAATTAGCATGTTAAAAGTATGTACACTAGGCATGCAATCTGCTTCAATCATTTTCCCAAACAGCCTGAGTGCTTCATGACTGTTTTTTTGTTCACATAAAACCTTTAGAAAACAGTTGTAGGTGACTACATCAGGAGGATAACCTTTGTTTGCCATCTCTTCTAAGAATTTGTAAGCTGCCTCAACCTTTCCAGCCAAGCACATGCCTTCAATTAGTTCCTTGTAAGTAGATACATCAGGAAGACATCCACTGTTTATCATGTCCTGCAGAAGTTTAAAGGATTCCTTCATTCTATCATTTTGGACAAGTGCCACAATCATAATAGCATAAGTTTTTGCAGTTGGGGAAGACATGGTTGAACCTTTTGTTCTCATGAACACCAACAGCTCAGCTGCCTCTGTAACCATACCTGCTTTGCAGAAGGTATCTATGGCAGTGTTGTAAGTGAAGTTGTCAGGAGTATGACCCATTTTGATCATTTCATCGAGTATGCTCATTGCTCTTATTGGATTCCTGACCCTACACCACCCAAAAAACAGAATATTGTATGTATTAGGATTGGGCTTAATcttattctttatcttcaaaaaCATAGCTTCAGCATCCTCAACAAGACTGCACTTGCAGAGAGCATCCAGAAGAAGATTGAAGGCATCAATCTCTGGCTGTGCCTTcatccttatcttcttcttcttggcaaaTTTGTGAAGATGTGTCAGGTGTTTCTCAGTGTACTGTCTCAAAATAGTTAATAAAACATCAACAGGGACAGACTTCTTGTCATTTCTCTTCAAGTAATCCAGAAGGTCACAGATTATCCGATACTGTTTCACCATGTACTTTGTACTGGATAATATGTCAATCATCTCATTGTACGCCTGAGCTTCATGAGAATAACATTCTTGGTGCGATGCCCAGGTAAAGAACCTAAAGGCCAACTTTTCCTCAAAACGAAAACTGTGGAGGATTTCGAGAACCAATGGAGTTGTGAGTTTTATGTGAACAAAGTCAAGAGCTCTCTCCAAATTGTTATTATTGGGATCATAAGTGTCAGTTATAGTTTTGCATAGCTTATCGGCATCATTCATATTGCAGTCCAATGCACAATCCATTTCAACAGTTCCTGAAGAATGTGGATGTACACCCACCTGGACTGGAGCAGGTAAAACACTCGAGGAAAATCGACATCTTTTATATGGATGAGTTGAATTTTCTGGTAAATTCAAACTTCCAGCAAAAGAAAAAGCCAGCACAGAGATTGGAGTTTGTGGCCTAAACAGGAAGAACTTAACTGGTAATGGCACTGCAATTGCAAAAGAATACACATTTCTAAAGCAGCAATGGCTGGTGCTGGAGGCATTGAAGAATGCAGCAAGCTTCCCAAATCTAATAGGTGAAAAAACCATCCTCCGCAACATTCCGAATGAATCGTATTTCTTTTATCTAAAcaacccaaaaaaatataaattataaaagcagcagcagcaacatcCTAGATTGCatagaaatgaaaatggaaacaGATATGATACAAAATAGGTTCTATGAAAATGGAAACAGATATGATACAAAATAGGAAacgatatttttcaaaaaaaaaaaaaaagtaaaaaacagaAATACGAGAGAGAcgcataaataaaacaaaaatatagaggcctttttataaatataatttttaatatagaaaattatataaaatagttattcaatttaaaactAAACATAAATTTCGTAATACATCCAAACAAACATAAACCTAAGTTTTATAAGGATTACATACATTCACATACATCTACAGTCAATACAAAATATCACATACATTCACATAATAAGTATTACATACATAACTATAAGTATTGCAtactatatattacatatatagtATTGGGTTACGCATTTCTCCCGTATTTctgttttctacttttttttgttGTCCATTGGGCAGTACTTGCTTATATTGTGATAATTAAAAATGCCTACCAGTACTATCTTTAGGAAACTGTTATAATCACTTGTATTTAGTGTTCTAAAACTCGGGCTGGGCGGCCGCCAGCTGCGACGCTTTTGGGGGAGGCGGCCCATTTAGGTGGCCCCCCGACTAGGCTGTTCCAGGCGCAC from Diospyros lotus cultivar Yz01 chromosome 6, ASM1463336v1, whole genome shotgun sequence encodes:
- the LOC127803065 gene encoding pentatricopeptide repeat-containing protein At1g73400, mitochondrial is translated as MLRRMVFSPIRFGKLAAFFNASSTSHCCFRNVYSFAIAVPLPVKFFLFRPQTPISVLAFSFAGSLNLPENSTHPYKRCRFSSSVLPAPVQVGVHPHSSGTVEMDCALDCNMNDADKLCKTITDTYDPNNNNLERALDFVHIKLTTPLVLEILHSFRFEEKLAFRFFTWASHQECYSHEAQAYNEMIDILSSTKYMVKQYRIICDLLDYLKRNDKKSVPVDVLLTILRQYTEKHLTHLHKFAKKKKIRMKAQPEIDAFNLLLDALCKCSLVEDAEAMFLKIKNKIKPNPNTYNILFFGWCRVRNPIRAMSILDEMIKMGHTPDNFTYNTAIDTFCKAGMVTEAAELLVFMRTKGSTMSSPTAKTYAIMIVALVQNDRMKESFKLLQDMINSGCLPDVSTYKELIEGMCLAGKVEAAYKFLEEMANKGYPPDVVTYNCFLKVLCEQKNSHEALRLFGKMIEADCMPSVHTFNMLIAMFFEMEDPDGAFETWHEMDKRGCARDVDTYCLMVQGLFGCNNIESACFLLEEIINKGLKLPYWKFDSFLKQLSDIGDLRGIQRLSEHMRIFYNPAMARRFALCQKRKSTSLRGKQ